One Hydrogenophaga crassostreae genomic region harbors:
- a CDS encoding DUF1161 domain-containing protein — MSVSRTSHPSAMYPISRFLIAGALVAAAGAAQAAETCEDLQSRIEANIASKGVTDFSVTVVDATADAPGKVVGSCGNGQKKIMYARGVASAPAVAPAPAVAPPTASKPAAAPKAGKNQGILTECKDGTVSLGGDCKP, encoded by the coding sequence ATGTCTGTATCCCGAACCTCTCATCCGTCTGCCATGTATCCGATTTCCCGCTTCCTGATTGCTGGCGCGCTGGTTGCTGCCGCTGGCGCCGCTCAAGCCGCTGAAACCTGCGAGGATTTGCAAAGCCGCATTGAGGCCAACATCGCCAGCAAGGGTGTGACAGATTTTTCCGTGACGGTGGTCGATGCCACTGCAGACGCACCCGGGAAAGTGGTGGGCAGTTGCGGCAATGGCCAGAAAAAAATCATGTATGCGCGTGGCGTTGCATCGGCGCCTGCGGTGGCACCCGCTCCCGCTGTGGCGCCGCCAACAGCGAGCAAGCCCGCCGCAGCCCCCAAGGCGGGTAAAAACCAGGGCATCCTGACCGAATGCAAAGACGGTACGGTGTCTTTGGGCGGTGACTGCAAGCCCTGA
- a CDS encoding CBS domain-containing protein — MDHSVLPTYRFAAGTRIAQATPPMGQPVKLESPGRSVMTDLTHVRAATVAPDMLLSQAKQVMIHQGVRLLFVVSDMPNVEGLITSTDLEGERPMQVIGRRGVKYEDLRVVDVMSPLESLDAIGLEELAHADVAKVVATLKRLGRRHLLVVQQAGSHHGSQVRGVISLSQIERQLGRSIELVEVAGNFAEISASLAA; from the coding sequence GTGGACCATTCCGTTCTCCCCACCTACCGTTTCGCAGCCGGCACCCGCATTGCCCAGGCCACGCCGCCCATGGGGCAGCCCGTGAAGCTTGAGTCACCCGGTCGGTCGGTGATGACCGACCTGACGCATGTTCGGGCGGCGACAGTGGCTCCCGACATGCTGCTGTCGCAGGCCAAGCAAGTCATGATTCACCAAGGGGTGCGGTTGCTGTTTGTGGTGAGCGACATGCCGAATGTGGAGGGGTTGATCACCTCCACCGATCTGGAGGGCGAACGGCCCATGCAGGTGATTGGCCGCCGCGGGGTGAAATACGAAGATTTGCGGGTGGTCGACGTGATGTCGCCACTGGAGTCGCTCGATGCCATCGGCCTGGAGGAACTGGCCCACGCCGATGTCGCCAAAGTGGTGGCCACGCTGAAGCGGCTGGGGCGGCGTCACCTGCTGGTGGTGCAGCAGGCAGGCAGCCACCATGGGTCGCAGGTGCGTGGCGTGATTTCGCTGAGTCAGATTGAACGCCAGTTGGGTCGCTCCATCGAGTTGGTGGAAGTCGCGGGCAATTTTGCCGAGATCAGTGCGTCGCTGGCGGCTTGA
- a CDS encoding 6-phosphofructokinase: protein MPSGKILVAQGGGPTAVINQSMVGVALEARRFRDVKLVYGARHGVRGIVDEDFLDLTQETSHNLEAVANTPSSALGSTRDKPDLKYCQEIFKVLKAHEIEHFFYIGGNDSSDTVRIVSEEAHKANYPLRSIHIPKTIDNDLVGSDHTPGFPSAARFVAQAFAGANLDNAALPGVYVGVVMGRHAGFLTAASALGKKFQDDGPHLIYLPERVFDIPKFLADVKTVYDRYGRCVVAVSEGIHDASGQPIMARLAKDIEKDAHGNVQLSGTGALADLLCEEIKARLGIKRVRGDTFGYLQRSFIGCVSDVDQREAREVGEKAVQYAMWGKVDGSVAIKRTGFYSADYELLPLSAVAGKTRVMEDEFIAANGCDVTDAFRMYLRPLLGSRMPDAYRLRPNAVPRVLRP, encoded by the coding sequence ATGCCATCAGGAAAAATCCTCGTTGCCCAAGGCGGTGGCCCCACCGCGGTCATCAACCAGTCCATGGTGGGCGTGGCGCTGGAGGCGCGGCGCTTTCGTGATGTGAAGCTGGTCTACGGCGCTCGCCACGGCGTGCGCGGTATCGTGGACGAAGATTTTCTCGACCTCACGCAAGAGACCAGCCACAACCTGGAAGCGGTTGCGAACACGCCATCTTCTGCCCTGGGCTCCACGCGCGACAAACCCGACCTGAAGTACTGCCAGGAAATTTTCAAGGTGCTCAAGGCCCACGAGATCGAGCATTTTTTCTACATCGGTGGCAACGATTCTTCCGACACGGTGCGCATCGTGAGCGAAGAGGCGCACAAGGCCAACTACCCGCTGCGCAGCATTCACATCCCCAAGACCATCGACAACGATCTGGTTGGCAGCGACCACACGCCTGGCTTTCCCTCGGCAGCGCGTTTTGTTGCCCAGGCTTTTGCCGGTGCGAACCTCGACAACGCGGCGCTGCCGGGCGTGTATGTGGGCGTGGTGATGGGGCGCCACGCCGGGTTTCTCACCGCTGCGTCGGCGCTGGGCAAGAAGTTCCAGGACGATGGCCCCCACCTGATTTACCTGCCGGAGCGGGTGTTTGACATCCCAAAATTTCTCGCCGATGTGAAGACCGTATATGACCGCTATGGCCGTTGTGTGGTCGCGGTCTCGGAAGGCATTCACGATGCCTCGGGCCAGCCCATCATGGCCCGGCTGGCCAAGGACATCGAGAAAGACGCGCACGGCAATGTACAGCTCTCGGGTACGGGCGCGCTGGCCGATCTGTTGTGCGAAGAGATCAAGGCCAGGCTGGGCATCAAGCGGGTGCGCGGTGACACCTTTGGTTATCTGCAGCGCAGCTTCATTGGCTGCGTGAGCGATGTGGACCAGCGCGAGGCGCGCGAGGTGGGAGAAAAGGCGGTGCAGTACGCCATGTGGGGCAAGGTGGACGGCTCGGTGGCCATCAAGCGCACGGGGTTTTACTCGGCTGATTACGAGCTGCTGCCACTGTCTGCGGTGGCAGGTAAAACGCGGGTGATGGAAGATGAGTTCATTGCCGCCAACGGCTGCGATGTGACCGATGCGTTTCGCATGTACCTGCGCCCGTTGCTGGGCTCGCGCATGCCCGACGCTTACCGGCTGCGGCCTAACGCGGTGCCCAGGGTGCTCCGGCCCTGA
- a CDS encoding histone deacetylase family protein, which produces MKTFYNPDHILHAARQEMFRGRMVACHEVPARFDFVMRELERRPLGKVLQPSISDIELDAILASVHSERYLNFLEGAWAEWVAMDPANVERDALPSVWPMPNRHGFRTDRLPENFAARMGAFAFDSGCPLTAGSWTAARKGAACAMAAAQDVAAGARSAFALTRPPGHHAGPDFFGGYCFLNNAAVAAQTLRDKGVERVAVLDVDYHHGNGTQTIFYERPDVLTISIHGDPLTEYPYYLGHADERGAGAGEGFNLNLPLAHGTGFMPWIRALDQALDAVHHYKAGALVVPMGLDTFEGDPISGFTLKSGDYTTIGRRLADADLPTVFTFEGGYAVDEVGVNAVNLLAGFQNAA; this is translated from the coding sequence ATGAAGACCTTCTACAACCCCGATCACATCCTCCACGCCGCACGCCAGGAAATGTTTCGCGGCCGCATGGTCGCTTGCCACGAAGTGCCCGCACGCTTCGATTTCGTCATGAGGGAGCTCGAACGGCGCCCCTTGGGCAAGGTGCTTCAGCCTTCGATCAGCGACATCGAACTCGATGCCATCCTGGCGAGCGTTCACAGCGAGCGTTACCTGAATTTTCTGGAAGGCGCCTGGGCCGAATGGGTCGCCATGGATCCCGCCAACGTCGAACGCGATGCCCTGCCTTCGGTTTGGCCCATGCCCAATCGCCACGGCTTTCGTACCGACCGCCTGCCCGAAAACTTCGCAGCCCGCATGGGCGCTTTTGCCTTCGACTCAGGCTGTCCGCTCACAGCAGGCAGCTGGACAGCGGCGCGAAAAGGCGCGGCCTGCGCCATGGCCGCTGCGCAAGACGTGGCAGCCGGCGCGCGCAGCGCATTCGCCTTGACCCGCCCGCCCGGCCACCACGCCGGCCCCGACTTTTTCGGCGGCTACTGTTTCCTCAACAACGCGGCGGTGGCCGCGCAAACCCTGCGAGACAAAGGCGTCGAACGGGTGGCCGTGCTCGATGTGGACTACCACCACGGCAACGGCACACAGACCATCTTTTACGAACGCCCGGACGTGCTGACGATCTCCATCCACGGCGATCCGCTCACCGAATACCCGTATTACCTGGGCCATGCAGACGAACGCGGCGCAGGCGCAGGTGAAGGCTTCAACCTCAACCTGCCGCTGGCCCACGGCACAGGCTTCATGCCCTGGATACGCGCCCTCGACCAAGCGCTGGACGCGGTGCACCACTACAAAGCCGGTGCTCTGGTGGTGCCCATGGGCCTGGACACCTTTGAGGGCGATCCCATTTCAGGCTTCACCCTCAAAAGCGGCGACTACACCACCATTGGCCGCCGCCTCGCCGATGCGGATCTGCCCACGGTCTTCACCTTTGAGGGCGGCTACGCCGTGGACGAAGTTGGGGTGAACGCCGTCAACTTGCTGGCAGGGTTTCAAAACGCTGCCTGA
- a CDS encoding ferritin-like domain-containing protein: MNSALSNASSLIHSGHASRRGFMRTGGALSAVAVSLLAGNEAMAAGMKGDTSKDVSILNVALALEHEAINAYQLGAGSGLLQKPVLDIAVNFQSHHKAHRDALMATIKKMGGEPVAEQKIEVYAESLKAGTLKSQADVLSLAARLELGATNAYLGVIPAFGDSELAKVAARLAADETMHYTVLISALGRPLPAGALSFGG; the protein is encoded by the coding sequence ATGAACTCCGCTCTCTCAAACGCTTCTTCTCTGATTCATTCAGGCCACGCATCACGCCGAGGCTTCATGCGCACCGGCGGGGCGCTTTCCGCTGTGGCGGTGTCCTTGCTGGCTGGCAATGAAGCCATGGCCGCTGGCATGAAGGGCGATACGTCCAAAGACGTGTCCATCCTCAATGTGGCTCTGGCTTTGGAACACGAAGCCATCAACGCCTACCAGCTGGGTGCGGGCAGTGGCTTGCTGCAAAAACCGGTGCTCGATATCGCGGTGAACTTCCAGAGCCACCACAAGGCCCACCGCGATGCACTGATGGCCACCATCAAGAAGATGGGTGGCGAGCCTGTGGCCGAGCAAAAGATCGAGGTGTACGCCGAATCGCTGAAGGCTGGCACGCTCAAGAGCCAGGCCGATGTTCTGAGCCTGGCCGCTCGCCTGGAGCTGGGCGCCACCAATGCCTACCTGGGCGTGATTCCCGCGTTTGGCGACAGCGAGCTGGCCAAAGTGGCTGCCCGTCTGGCCGCCGATGAAACCATGCATTACACGGTGTTGATCAGCGCCCTGGGCCGTCCGCTGCCCGCTGGCGCCCTGTCTTTCGGTGGCTGA
- a CDS encoding DUF3034 family protein, with the protein MTPHALPFALLRHARPLLPLAAAITLLTGVVTSAHADTGKLLLTGGVSTIEGAAGGGLSPWAVIGTQATADETGFSAFASHAKTQDYGLNVAGAAVAFNNRVELSVARQDFNTGITGTLLGLPGLHLRQNILGAKVRVAGDAVLDSDSLMPQIAVGVQLKQLESSGLDDTLDALGAKRNGTDVYVSATKLFLAQGILVNGTLRATKANQNGLLGFGATLGGADNGYEIQPEISVAYLIRNNLAVGVEYRGMPNKLQTAGNAAGLGDGLRGGAWKDIFIAWAPSKNVSLTAAYVDLGRLVPATTNNKRQNGVYVSAQFAF; encoded by the coding sequence ATGACGCCACACGCCCTACCCTTTGCTCTGCTCCGCCATGCACGGCCTCTGCTCCCATTGGCTGCCGCCATCACCCTGTTGACCGGCGTTGTCACTTCAGCCCATGCCGATACCGGCAAGCTGCTGCTCACCGGTGGTGTGAGCACCATCGAAGGCGCAGCCGGGGGCGGCTTGTCTCCCTGGGCCGTGATCGGCACCCAGGCCACGGCAGACGAAACCGGCTTCTCCGCTTTCGCAAGCCACGCCAAAACGCAGGACTACGGCCTCAACGTGGCCGGCGCAGCCGTGGCGTTCAACAACCGCGTGGAACTCTCGGTGGCTCGTCAGGATTTCAACACCGGCATCACCGGCACCTTGCTCGGCCTGCCCGGCCTGCATCTGCGCCAGAACATCCTTGGCGCCAAGGTTCGTGTGGCTGGCGACGCAGTGCTCGACAGCGACAGCCTGATGCCTCAGATCGCCGTCGGCGTGCAGCTCAAACAGCTGGAGTCCAGCGGTCTTGACGACACCCTGGATGCACTGGGCGCCAAGCGCAACGGAACCGATGTGTATGTGAGCGCCACCAAGCTCTTCCTGGCCCAGGGCATCCTGGTCAACGGCACGCTGCGTGCCACCAAAGCCAACCAGAACGGTTTGCTCGGTTTCGGCGCCACGCTGGGCGGGGCCGACAACGGCTACGAAATTCAACCCGAAATCTCGGTGGCCTATCTGATTCGCAACAACCTGGCCGTGGGCGTTGAATACCGCGGCATGCCCAACAAGTTGCAAACCGCCGGCAACGCCGCCGGCCTGGGCGATGGACTGCGTGGCGGCGCCTGGAAAGACATCTTCATTGCCTGGGCACCGAGCAAGAACGTGTCGCTCACCGCCGCCTATGTCGACCTGGGCCGTCTCGTGCCCGCGACCACCAACAACAAGCGTCAGAACGGCGTCTACGTCTCGGCACAGTTCGCGTTCTGA
- a CDS encoding group I truncated hemoglobin, which translates to MKFTIHPLALSLAAALTLGSGLAQADTMSPHHGKPMVSDASAYPVAPAAGLYEAFGEKEGIRSLMTDFAQRLRADARIGDQFSETNLDNLASQLSDQLCQLSGGPCVYKGPDMKTAHSNMDVSRAHFNALVEVLQQTMDARGIPFTRQNQMLALLAPMHRDVVTPR; encoded by the coding sequence ATGAAATTCACCATCCACCCGCTCGCCTTGTCCCTCGCCGCCGCACTGACGCTCGGCAGCGGCCTCGCGCAAGCAGACACCATGTCACCCCACCATGGCAAACCCATGGTCAGCGACGCCAGCGCCTACCCGGTTGCACCCGCTGCCGGCCTCTATGAAGCCTTCGGTGAAAAAGAGGGCATTCGCTCACTCATGACCGATTTTGCGCAACGCCTGCGCGCTGACGCCCGCATCGGTGACCAGTTCAGCGAAACCAACCTTGACAACCTGGCCAGCCAACTGAGCGACCAGTTGTGCCAGCTCTCCGGAGGCCCTTGCGTCTACAAGGGTCCGGACATGAAAACCGCCCACAGCAACATGGACGTGTCCCGTGCCCACTTCAACGCCCTGGTCGAGGTGCTGCAACAGACCATGGACGCGCGTGGCATTCCCTTCACCCGGCAAAACCAGATGCTGGCCTTGCTCGCCCCCATGCACCGCGACGTGGTGACCCCACGATGA
- a CDS encoding cupredoxin domain-containing protein, whose product MSPRHHLQKRPTAWAIAAAFALQGMVAQAATLTVTVLAKDGQPLADAVVIVEPANPGKRLAPAPIKAEIQQEKLQFVPKISVIPLGSEVLFSNLDRYDHHVRGLPAGLAGLNASPETGFTLMLPARVDGKKPSSATETLNEAGPLQLGCHLHGSMRASIYVADSPWVVKTNDEGVATVDNLPEGSAKVRLWYPRQLVEQPATAVKVTAASAVEVPTSINQPRRRR is encoded by the coding sequence ATGAGCCCACGCCACCACCTCCAAAAGCGCCCGACAGCCTGGGCCATCGCGGCCGCTTTTGCGCTGCAAGGGATGGTGGCGCAAGCCGCCACCCTGACCGTCACCGTGCTGGCCAAGGACGGCCAGCCCCTGGCCGACGCGGTTGTCATTGTTGAGCCCGCCAACCCGGGCAAGCGCCTGGCGCCTGCGCCGATCAAGGCCGAGATCCAGCAAGAAAAATTGCAGTTCGTGCCGAAAATCAGCGTGATCCCTCTGGGCTCGGAAGTGCTGTTCAGCAACCTCGACCGGTACGACCACCACGTGCGCGGCCTGCCTGCCGGACTCGCGGGTTTGAACGCATCGCCCGAGACCGGTTTTACGCTGATGCTGCCCGCCAGAGTCGATGGCAAAAAACCATCGTCTGCGACCGAAACCCTGAACGAGGCGGGACCCTTGCAGCTGGGCTGTCATTTGCACGGTTCCATGCGCGCCAGCATCTATGTGGCGGACAGCCCCTGGGTGGTCAAGACCAACGACGAAGGCGTTGCCACCGTGGACAACCTGCCCGAAGGCTCTGCCAAGGTGCGCCTGTGGTACCCGCGGCAACTGGTGGAGCAACCCGCCACCGCTGTCAAGGTCACCGCCGCATCGGCCGTGGAGGTCCCGACCAGCATCAACCAGCCCCGGCGCCGGCGATGA
- a CDS encoding sigma-70 family RNA polymerase sigma factor: MAETPDEQLMALIDRVAQRDESALKALYDLTSGKLYGLSMRVVRNNEWAEDALQDTFLQIWRSAPDYRASLSPPMAWLGLIVRSRSLDLLRRRKAAREHLTDDIDEAMADTLEGDSPNPMDTSLASQQAQALHQCLGQLDHKQREVVSLAYLRDLSHGELAEQLKLPLGTVKTWIRRGLDQLRTCMARFA, from the coding sequence ATGGCTGAAACCCCCGATGAACAACTGATGGCACTGATCGATCGCGTGGCCCAGCGCGATGAATCGGCCCTCAAGGCGCTGTACGACCTCACCTCCGGCAAGCTCTACGGCCTGTCCATGCGGGTGGTGCGCAACAACGAGTGGGCCGAAGACGCCTTGCAAGACACCTTCCTGCAAATCTGGCGCAGTGCGCCCGACTACCGCGCCTCGCTCAGCCCGCCCATGGCCTGGCTGGGTCTGATCGTGCGCAGCCGCTCACTCGATCTGTTGCGCCGCCGCAAGGCCGCACGTGAGCACCTGACCGACGACATCGACGAGGCCATGGCCGATACGCTGGAAGGCGACTCGCCCAACCCCATGGACACCAGTCTCGCCAGCCAGCAAGCCCAGGCCCTGCATCAGTGCCTCGGCCAGCTCGACCACAAACAGCGCGAGGTGGTGAGCCTGGCCTACCTGCGCGACCTGAGCCACGGCGAGCTCGCCGAGCAGCTCAAGCTGCCGCTGGGCACGGTCAAAACCTGGATCCGGCGTGGGCTGGACCAACTGCGCACCTGCATGGCAAGGTTCGCATGA
- a CDS encoding anti-sigma factor: protein MNLSQNPELLEKLASAYALGTLRGGARRRFETLAREQAPVRAAALIWQSRVASMNELQAPSEPAPAVWTRIDNLVRADKEQAEMTAARESRIQAAPGGWLRSLALWRGTTAAGALATVLAVVTAVGLRDNMGAQIGELQAKLATAPQVEYVAVLNDDQSSASMLVTFDPNNKKLTLQRVGDFKEAADKSLQLWALPPSGGPRSLGVLSQERLLKLAAAEGDVREVPTLAISLEPKGGVPSETGPTGPVLFKGALIQKML from the coding sequence ATGAACTTGAGTCAAAACCCCGAACTGCTCGAAAAGCTGGCCAGCGCCTATGCACTCGGCACGCTGCGTGGCGGCGCCCGCCGCCGATTCGAAACCCTGGCCCGCGAGCAAGCGCCCGTGCGCGCCGCCGCCCTGATCTGGCAAAGCCGCGTCGCCAGCATGAACGAGCTGCAAGCGCCGAGCGAACCCGCCCCCGCCGTGTGGACGCGCATCGACAACCTCGTGCGCGCCGACAAGGAACAGGCTGAAATGACCGCCGCCCGCGAAAGCAGAATCCAAGCTGCGCCCGGCGGCTGGCTGCGCAGCCTGGCGCTGTGGCGCGGCACCACCGCTGCCGGCGCGCTGGCCACCGTGCTTGCCGTCGTCACCGCCGTGGGCCTGCGCGACAACATGGGGGCGCAGATCGGAGAGCTGCAAGCCAAGCTGGCCACGGCGCCCCAAGTGGAATACGTGGCCGTGTTGAACGACGACCAGTCCAGCGCCTCCATGCTGGTGACCTTCGATCCCAACAACAAGAAGCTCACGCTGCAGCGCGTGGGTGATTTCAAGGAAGCGGCCGACAAATCGCTGCAACTTTGGGCACTGCCCCCATCGGGGGGTCCGCGTTCGCTGGGCGTGTTGAGCCAGGAGCGTTTGCTCAAGCTCGCGGCGGCCGAAGGCGATGTGCGCGAAGTGCCCACGCTGGCGATCAGCCTGGAACCCAAAGGCGGCGTGCCGAGCGAAACCGGCCCGACAGGCCCGGTGCTCTTCAAAGGTGCACTGATTCAGAAGATGCTTTAG
- the queF gene encoding NADPH-dependent 7-cyano-7-deazaguanine reductase QueF (Catalyzes the NADPH-dependent reduction of 7-cyano-7-deazaguanine (preQ0) to 7-aminomethyl-7-deazaguanine (preQ1) in queuosine biosynthesis) — MTPDHSPLGKASAYADQYDASLLFPLPREPKRREIGITGHVPFLGADLWTAFELSWLNPRGKPQVAIAHITVPCESTHIVESKSFKLYLNSFNNSRFASADEVRDRIRADVSRAIWNGESVQSTAGVRVLLPEMFECEPVREMEGLSIDRLDVACTAYHPAPELLTAALSEKSVTEVLTSDLLKSNCLVTGQPDWGSVQVSYSGPQIDQAGLLQYIVSFRNHNEFHEQCVERIYMDIMARCKPAKLSVYARYTRRGGLDINPWRSSHPQLPPANVRTARQ, encoded by the coding sequence ATGACCCCCGATCACTCCCCGCTCGGCAAAGCCAGTGCCTATGCCGACCAGTACGATGCGTCGCTTTTGTTCCCTTTGCCGCGCGAGCCCAAACGCCGTGAGATCGGAATCACGGGCCATGTGCCCTTCCTGGGGGCCGACTTGTGGACCGCTTTCGAGCTGTCGTGGCTCAACCCGCGTGGCAAACCGCAGGTGGCGATTGCCCACATCACGGTGCCCTGCGAAAGCACACACATTGTTGAGAGCAAGTCGTTCAAGCTTTACCTGAACAGCTTCAACAACAGCCGTTTCGCGAGCGCCGATGAGGTGCGCGACCGTATTCGGGCGGATGTCAGCCGGGCGATCTGGAACGGTGAATCGGTGCAGTCGACCGCGGGCGTTCGTGTGTTGTTGCCAGAGATGTTTGAGTGCGAGCCGGTGCGCGAGATGGAGGGGCTGTCGATTGACCGGCTGGACGTGGCCTGCACGGCTTACCATCCGGCGCCTGAGTTGCTCACTGCGGCTTTGAGCGAAAAGTCGGTGACTGAGGTTCTGACCAGCGATCTGCTCAAGAGCAATTGCCTGGTGACGGGTCAGCCCGACTGGGGCAGTGTGCAGGTCAGCTACAGCGGCCCGCAGATCGACCAGGCGGGGTTGCTGCAATACATTGTGAGCTTTCGCAACCACAACGAATTCCATGAGCAGTGCGTGGAGCGCATCTACATGGACATCATGGCGCGCTGCAAACCCGCCAAGCTGAGTGTGTATGCGCGCTACACGCGCCGTGGCGGGCTGGACATCAACCCCTGGCGCAGCAGCCACCCGCAGTTGCCGCCAGCCAATGTGCGCACGGCACGGCAATAA
- a CDS encoding FkbM family methyltransferase gives MIGLRLPAAARPASAVLQTVGGSRYLLHGGPDLINGYLRKGQVWEARTLRLAQVLLAGVAEPVVVDVGANLGAFAVPMGRWVGARGGRLVAFEPQRMVYYQLCANLFLNGLVHCEAHHLAVGDQPGWVDVPLLNVATEGNLGGLSLDEGIRRSQRGITSAVQRSERVRLVTLDTEQLPNAHLIKIDVEGMELEVLTGARAWLTRSGFPPVLFEVWGEKMVAYRDKRERLLHWVRHTLGYEVTLLGELCVAQHPSNKRFDITLNPDRSVSMNAVSSNGKSATVASVSS, from the coding sequence ATGATCGGTCTGAGGCTGCCAGCGGCGGCTAGGCCAGCCTCTGCGGTGTTGCAGACCGTGGGTGGGTCGCGATATCTGTTGCATGGCGGGCCCGATCTCATCAACGGGTATTTGCGCAAGGGGCAGGTGTGGGAAGCGCGCACCCTGCGGTTGGCGCAGGTTTTGCTTGCCGGTGTGGCCGAGCCCGTGGTGGTGGACGTGGGTGCCAACCTGGGCGCATTTGCCGTGCCGATGGGTCGCTGGGTGGGGGCACGCGGTGGGCGGCTGGTGGCGTTTGAACCGCAGCGCATGGTCTATTACCAGCTGTGTGCCAACCTGTTTTTGAACGGTTTGGTGCATTGCGAAGCACACCACCTCGCAGTGGGCGATCAGCCCGGCTGGGTCGATGTGCCGCTGCTGAATGTGGCGACCGAGGGCAACCTGGGCGGTCTGTCGCTTGACGAAGGCATTCGGCGCAGCCAGCGCGGCATCACCTCTGCGGTTCAACGCAGCGAGCGCGTGCGCCTGGTGACGCTGGACACGGAGCAGTTGCCAAATGCCCACCTGATCAAGATCGATGTGGAAGGCATGGAGCTGGAGGTTTTGACCGGGGCCCGGGCCTGGCTGACGCGCAGCGGTTTCCCTCCCGTGTTGTTCGAGGTGTGGGGTGAAAAAATGGTGGCTTACCGCGACAAGCGCGAGCGATTGCTGCACTGGGTGCGTCACACTCTGGGCTACGAAGTGACTTTGCTGGGCGAACTCTGCGTGGCCCAACATCCCTCAAACAAGCGGTTCGATATCACCCTCAATCCCGATCGCAGTGTGTCGATGAACGCTGTGTCGTCGAATGGAAAAAGCGCCACCGTGGCCTCTGTGTCCAGCTGA
- a CDS encoding 2OG-Fe(II) oxygenase, which produces MTQVATPALREWIVSQTAAGFAPEQVLSAMVTAGWEQGLAETTLENTLRDHLRSHAKGAVAAAMRPEISAQLADKQSSGVAVPTIAMGNSPRVVDVGDRQVAILSSMASPRVVVLGGLLSDEECDALIAAARPRMARSLTVETKSGGEELNESRTSNGMFFSRGESELLKRIEARISRLLNWPVENGEGMQVLYYGVGAEYKPHYDYFDPNEPGTPTILKRGGQRVGTLVMYLNEPACGGGTIFPDVGLEVAPQRGNAVFFSYDKPDPTTRTLHGGAPVVEGEKWVATKWLRAGVFE; this is translated from the coding sequence ATGACCCAAGTTGCCACACCCGCTTTGCGTGAATGGATCGTCTCTCAGACTGCCGCGGGCTTTGCGCCGGAACAGGTTTTGAGCGCCATGGTCACCGCGGGCTGGGAACAGGGCTTGGCCGAGACGACCCTGGAGAACACTCTGCGCGACCATTTGCGCAGCCATGCGAAAGGCGCGGTTGCGGCGGCAATGCGGCCGGAAATTTCAGCACAGTTGGCGGACAAGCAATCCAGTGGGGTGGCCGTGCCGACCATTGCCATGGGCAACTCGCCCCGCGTGGTGGATGTTGGCGATCGCCAGGTGGCGATTCTGTCGAGCATGGCGTCGCCGCGTGTGGTGGTGCTGGGAGGCTTGTTGAGCGATGAAGAGTGCGACGCGCTGATCGCGGCGGCGCGCCCGCGCATGGCGCGGTCACTCACGGTTGAAACCAAATCCGGTGGCGAAGAGCTCAACGAGAGCCGCACCAGCAACGGCATGTTTTTTAGCCGTGGCGAGAGCGAGTTGCTCAAACGCATCGAGGCGCGCATTTCGCGTCTGTTGAACTGGCCGGTTGAAAACGGCGAGGGCATGCAGGTGTTGTATTACGGCGTGGGCGCTGAATACAAACCACATTACGACTACTTCGATCCGAACGAGCCTGGCACGCCCACGATTCTCAAACGCGGCGGGCAGCGCGTTGGCACGTTGGTGATGTACCTCAATGAACCCGCCTGCGGCGGTGGCACCATCTTTCCCGATGTGGGTTTGGAGGTGGCGCCGCAGCGAGGCAATGCGGTTTTCTTCAGCTACGACAAACCCGACCCCACCACGCGAACGCTGCACGGCGGCGCGCCGGTGGTCGAGGGGGAGAAATGGGTGGCGACAAAGTGGTTGCGTGCCGGGGTGTTTGAATGA